The Micromonospora siamensis genome contains the following window.
TCACCGCCGGTCGCTCTCGGCGGGACCAGGCTGGGCGGTGCTCGATGGGACTCAGGTCGGCTGGGCGAACCGGTCGTTCCGTCGGGTCCAGCTCCGCACGCGGCGGCTTGAGTCGTTCACGCTCTCAAGTCTGTAGCGTCCCGACGGCACACCCGGAGGCGGCTGGAAGGTGCACGGGATTCCGGTCAGCCGCGCCCGGCACAAGGCGAAGGGCCGGCGCCCGGGGGCGGGACGCCGACACCCGAGGCGGGACGCCGACACCCGAGGCGGGGACGCCGACACCCGCACGTACCCGCACCAGGTCGGGCGCCCGGCACGCGCACTGGAGGCCGGCAGGCGGAGGGCCCGGCGACCGGCCGCGTCGGCTCAGGAGAGGGCGAGCCAGGCGGCGAGGACCAGGAGCACGACGACCACCACGGCGGCGGCGATGATCAGTGGCAGCCGGGACGGCGCGGGGGCGGCGGCCTCGGGGGTGTGGGCGAAGGCACGGAACTGCTCGGTGTTGCCGCTCGGATCGGTGTAGTTCTCAGACATGCGGTGACGATAGCGAAGACCGTCGAACTCCACGCCGCGCTCGGGGCCGGCGCGCCGAGGTCGGTCCGGCCGGTTGCGGCGAACCGGCCGGGTGGTGGCCGGACCCGGTCCGGACGGTGGGGCCGGGCTGCCCCGGCCGCCTCTACCGTGGACGAGGTGGGGACACGACGGCTGGCGGCCGTGTTGATGACCGCGCTGCTGGCCGGCTGTGGCCCGGCCACCGCCGCCACCAGCGGCACCACGGGCACCACGGGCGGTATCGCCCTGGCGCCGGTCCGGTCCGCGCCGCGGACGACGTACCCGGTCGGTACGCGGCAGCTGACCGTCGACCCGACCGGCCCCCGCCCACTGCCGCTCACCGTCTGGTACCCGAGCGAGGGCGGGCGTCCGGCGGCCGGACGGTTCCCGGCGATCGTCTACAGCCACGGCCTGCGCAGCCTGCCCGAGCTGCACGCCCCGCTGACCACCCGGTGGGCCGCCGCCGGATTCGTGGTAGCCGCGCCGACGTACCCCCGGACCAACCTGCGGGCGACCCACTTCACCCGGGCCGACGTACGCAACCAGCCCGCCGACGGCTGGCGGGTGATCCGGTACCTGATCCGCCTGGACGCCGGCCGGGACGATCCGCTCGCCGGCCACCTCGACGTGAACCGGATCGCGGCGGGCGGGCACTCCGCGGGCGGCTTCACCACCGCCGGGATGTTCACCTCCGGCCACTCGCCACGGCTGCGCTCCGGCATCCTGATCGCCGGCGGCGGCCTGGCCGGGGCCTTCGCCGGACCCACCGCGCCACTGCTCTTCGTGCACGGCGGCACCGACCCGATCGTGCCCGAGTCGGTCGGCCGGGCCGCGTACGACCGCACACCCGGGCCGGCCGCGTTCCTGCGCCTGGTCGGGCAGGGGCACGGCGAGTACCTGACGCCGGGGCGACCCGGCTTCGCCGAGGTGCTCGCCACCACCACCGACTTCCTCCGCTGGACCCTCTACGACGATCCGGCGGCCGGCCGACGCCTGCCCGCCGACGCCGTCCGGGCCGGCGTGAGCACCTTCGACGACCGCCTGACCCGCTGAGCCGTGGACACCGACGGGCTGACCGGGCGGCAGCTGGCCGCGATCGGTGAGGTGCTGGGCCGCACCGCGGCTGCCGGGATCCCGGTGTGGCTGCGCGGCGGCTGGGCGATGGACTTCCACCTCGGCGAGGTGACCCGGCCGCACGTGGACGTCGACTGGTACTGCTGGCGGGACGACGCCGAGCGGTTGGCCGCCCGGCTCGGCGACGCCGGCTGGCGCCCGGACCCGGCGACCCCGGTCGACCGGCAGCTCGAACTGCGTCGCGAGGACGTCGAGCTGAGCTTCGCCTACCTGGCCCGGAACGCGACCGGACGGCTGGTGGTCGGCGGCGGACCGTGGGCGGGCACACCGCTGCCCGCCGGGATGCTGGCGG
Protein-coding sequences here:
- a CDS encoding nucleotidyltransferase domain-containing protein, which produces MDTDGLTGRQLAAIGEVLGRTAAAGIPVWLRGGWAMDFHLGEVTRPHVDVDWYCWRDDAERLAARLGDAGWRPDPATPVDRQLELRREDVELSFAYLARNATGRLVVGGGPWAGTPLPAGMLAAPPGRIGALAAPVIAPAAQIEFKEMYPVWMPDRPRRPKDAADLARLRAAGAADG
- a CDS encoding alpha/beta hydrolase family protein translates to MGTRRLAAVLMTALLAGCGPATAATSGTTGTTGGIALAPVRSAPRTTYPVGTRQLTVDPTGPRPLPLTVWYPSEGGRPAAGRFPAIVYSHGLRSLPELHAPLTTRWAAAGFVVAAPTYPRTNLRATHFTRADVRNQPADGWRVIRYLIRLDAGRDDPLAGHLDVNRIAAGGHSAGGFTTAGMFTSGHSPRLRSGILIAGGGLAGAFAGPTAPLLFVHGGTDPIVPESVGRAAYDRTPGPAAFLRLVGQGHGEYLTPGRPGFAEVLATTTDFLRWTLYDDPAAGRRLPADAVRAGVSTFDDRLTR